Proteins encoded by one window of Streptomyces sp. NBC_01571:
- a CDS encoding LpqB family beta-propeller domain-containing protein, translating to MGADREGSGRLRPVRVGVYLGCGALLLTGCASMPDSGDLRGVESTPRQDSQVRVFALPPREDARPAEIVQGFLEALTSDDAQYKTALKYLTSAARKTWDPFSSTTVLTDGPDANRQQQVNADGSDGSYSYVLAGTKVATVNDQHAYTPDSAAYHATVHLTRQKDTKQWRIDGLPQGVVMGNSDFQRNYVSVNKYYFASNAPVGAAGQLGTVADPVYVREKVDPMTEMARALLKGPTRWLDPVVTSSFPSGTDLKEGVTSLSPDDRNRVTVPLNRRADHVNEAQCERMAAQLLLTFRDLTPTGVDEVELQRSNGSQLCVLTENHAEIIASHGTAEHPQFEYFIDGKQRLVRLPSAGGGKEPEPVPGALGDGGRKLRAAAVSRDEDSAAGVSADGSSLYVGSLVSGASLGDAVLRSQGKTPQDRLTSPSWDGRGDLWVADRDPAKPRLLLLEKGAGEPLEVSTPGLDGRIQAVRVAADGVRIALIVEKDGKSSLQIGRIDRDPKADQRAGVSVLELHSVAPQLEEVTAMSWAGDSRLVVVGRESEGVLQMRYVQVDGSTPVGAAPSALTGVKEIAASEDERLPLVAHSEEDGIVRLSSGEQWQKVVKNGTAPVYPG from the coding sequence GTGGGCGCTGACCGCGAGGGGAGCGGCCGGCTGCGTCCCGTACGCGTGGGGGTGTACCTCGGCTGCGGTGCGCTGCTGCTGACGGGGTGCGCCTCGATGCCGGACAGCGGGGATCTGCGCGGCGTCGAGTCCACGCCGCGGCAGGACTCGCAGGTCCGCGTCTTCGCGCTGCCGCCGCGCGAGGACGCCCGGCCCGCCGAGATCGTGCAGGGCTTCCTGGAGGCACTGACCAGTGACGACGCGCAGTACAAGACGGCGCTCAAGTATCTGACGTCGGCCGCCCGCAAGACCTGGGACCCCTTCAGCTCCACCACCGTCCTCACCGACGGCCCCGACGCCAACCGCCAGCAGCAGGTGAACGCGGACGGCAGCGACGGCAGCTACTCGTACGTGCTGGCCGGGACCAAGGTCGCCACGGTCAACGACCAGCACGCGTACACGCCGGACTCGGCCGCCTACCACGCGACGGTGCACCTCACCCGGCAGAAGGACACCAAGCAGTGGCGCATCGACGGGCTGCCGCAGGGCGTGGTGATGGGCAACTCCGACTTCCAGCGCAACTACGTGTCCGTCAACAAGTACTACTTCGCCTCGAACGCGCCCGTAGGGGCGGCCGGACAGCTGGGGACCGTCGCCGATCCGGTCTACGTGCGCGAGAAGGTGGACCCGATGACCGAGATGGCCCGGGCGCTGTTGAAGGGGCCCACGCGCTGGCTCGATCCGGTGGTGACGTCGAGCTTCCCGTCCGGCACGGATCTGAAGGAGGGCGTCACCTCGTTGTCGCCCGACGACCGCAACCGGGTGACGGTCCCGCTGAACCGCAGAGCCGACCACGTCAATGAGGCCCAGTGCGAAAGGATGGCGGCCCAACTCCTGCTCACCTTCCGGGACCTGACGCCCACGGGGGTCGACGAGGTGGAGCTGCAGCGTTCGAACGGTTCGCAGCTGTGCGTGCTCACCGAGAACCACGCCGAGATCATCGCCTCGCACGGTACGGCCGAGCATCCCCAGTTCGAGTACTTCATCGACGGCAAGCAGCGCCTCGTACGGCTGCCCAGCGCCGGCGGCGGCAAGGAGCCCGAGCCGGTGCCCGGCGCGCTGGGCGACGGCGGCAGGAAGCTGCGGGCCGCCGCGGTGTCACGGGACGAGGACAGCGCGGCCGGCGTGTCGGCCGACGGGAGTTCGCTGTACGTCGGCTCGCTGGTGTCGGGCGCCTCGCTCGGGGACGCGGTGCTGCGCAGCCAGGGCAAGACGCCGCAGGACCGGCTGACGAGCCCCAGTTGGGACGGGCGGGGCGACCTGTGGGTGGCGGACCGCGATCCCGCGAAACCCCGGTTGCTGCTGCTGGAGAAGGGCGCGGGCGAACCGCTGGAGGTCTCGACGCCGGGACTCGACGGGCGGATCCAGGCGGTGCGGGTGGCCGCCGACGGGGTGCGGATCGCGCTGATCGTCGAGAAGGACGGCAAGAGCTCCCTGCAGATCGGGCGCATCGACCGGGACCCCAAGGCCGATCAGCGGGCCGGCGTCTCGGTTCTCGAACTGCACTCGGTCGCACCGCAGCTTGAGGAGGTCACGGCCATGTCATGGGCCGGGGACAGCCGGCTCGTGGTCGTCGGGCGGGAGTCCGAGGGGGTGCTGCAGATGCGGTACGTCCAGGTCGACGGCTCCACTCCAGTGGGCGCCGCGCCGTCCGCGCTGACGGGGGTGAAGGAGATCGCCGCGTCCGAGGACGAGCGGCTGCCGCTGGTGGCGCACTCGGAGGAGGACGGGATCGTGCGGCTGTCCTCCGGGGAGCAGTGGCAGAAGGTCGTCAAGAACGGCACGGCGCCGGTCTACCCCGGGTAG
- the mtrB gene encoding MtrAB system histidine kinase MtrB: MSRDSAASAPGQPGNRAERPVGRTMTGSGWERLMAGGLLQGGVKGSPILRLLMRWVRRPLLPVMRLWRRNIQLKIVVTTLLMSLGVVLLLGFVVIGQVRNGLLDAKVKASQSQATGGFSVAKQKADATATANGDAGSGTDDRPSKNVSQWMSDLVVSLSSGGQGAFDVVTLSSTAAGSGGAGLGPRSSGDVDPTLSVPENLRARVDSSTLAAQSYTRVVYKDGTQSQPALVVGKQVNDPNGDPYQLYYLFPLTQEEKSLSLVKGTLATAGLFVVVLLGAIAWLVVRQVVTPVRMAAGIAERLSAGHLQERMKVTGEDDIARLGEAFNKMAQNLQLKIQQLEDLSRMQRRFVSDVSHELRTPLTTVRMAADVIHDARVDFDPMTARSAELLADQLDRFETLLADLLEISRFDAGAAALEADAIDLREVVRRVVSGAEPLAERKGSPIRIVGDAQPVIAEADARRVERVLRNLVVNAVEHGDGKEVVVKLAAAGGAVAIAVRDYGVGLKPGEATRVFSRFWRADPARARTTGGTGLGLSIALEDARLHGGWLQAWGEPGGGSQFRLTLPRTADEPLRGSPIPLEPKDSRRNRGLSEAGLPSGGGGKLATVPAQSTGGHAPPPMPPRTSMESRMAGVSPTADPTALPGNGARVVPRPAGAVRRPDGTPAAGGERTAEDRGEHEELGQHEELGQGETFRGR, encoded by the coding sequence GTGTCCAGGGACAGTGCCGCTTCGGCGCCCGGACAGCCGGGGAACCGCGCGGAGCGGCCTGTCGGCCGGACCATGACGGGCTCCGGCTGGGAGCGGCTCATGGCGGGCGGGCTGCTCCAGGGCGGAGTCAAGGGCAGCCCGATCCTCCGGCTGCTCATGCGCTGGGTGCGCCGTCCGCTGCTGCCGGTGATGCGGCTGTGGCGGCGCAACATCCAGCTCAAGATCGTCGTCACGACGCTCCTGATGTCGCTGGGCGTCGTCCTCCTGCTCGGCTTCGTCGTGATCGGGCAGGTGCGCAACGGTCTGCTGGACGCCAAGGTGAAGGCGTCGCAGAGCCAGGCGACCGGTGGTTTCTCGGTGGCCAAGCAGAAGGCGGACGCCACCGCCACGGCCAACGGTGACGCCGGGTCCGGCACGGACGACCGCCCCTCCAAGAACGTAAGCCAGTGGATGAGCGACCTCGTGGTGTCCCTCTCCAGCGGTGGCCAGGGTGCCTTCGACGTGGTGACGCTCAGTTCCACCGCGGCCGGTTCCGGCGGCGCCGGGCTCGGCCCGCGCTCCTCCGGCGACGTCGATCCGACCCTGAGCGTGCCGGAGAACCTGCGGGCCCGCGTCGACAGCAGCACGCTGGCGGCCCAGAGCTACACCCGTGTCGTCTACAAGGACGGCACGCAGTCGCAGCCCGCGCTGGTCGTCGGCAAGCAGGTCAACGACCCCAACGGAGACCCGTACCAGCTGTACTACCTCTTCCCGCTGACGCAGGAGGAGAAGTCGCTGAGCCTCGTCAAGGGAACGCTCGCTACGGCCGGGCTGTTCGTCGTGGTGCTGCTGGGGGCCATCGCGTGGCTCGTGGTGCGCCAGGTCGTCACGCCGGTGCGGATGGCGGCCGGCATCGCCGAGCGGCTGTCCGCCGGCCACCTCCAGGAACGGATGAAGGTCACCGGTGAGGACGACATCGCGCGGCTCGGCGAGGCCTTCAACAAGATGGCGCAGAACCTCCAGCTGAAGATCCAGCAGCTCGAGGACCTGTCGCGGATGCAGCGCCGCTTCGTGTCGGACGTGTCGCACGAGCTGCGTACGCCGCTGACGACAGTCCGGATGGCGGCCGACGTCATCCATGACGCGCGCGTGGACTTCGATCCGATGACCGCCCGGTCGGCCGAGCTGCTCGCCGACCAGCTGGACCGTTTCGAGACACTGCTCGCGGACCTGCTGGAGATCAGCCGGTTCGACGCGGGCGCGGCGGCGCTGGAGGCCGACGCGATCGACCTCAGGGAGGTCGTACGCAGGGTGGTCAGCGGAGCCGAGCCGCTCGCCGAGCGCAAGGGATCCCCGATACGGATCGTCGGCGACGCGCAGCCCGTGATCGCCGAGGCGGACGCCCGGCGGGTGGAGCGGGTGCTGCGCAATCTCGTCGTCAACGCCGTGGAGCACGGCGACGGCAAGGAGGTCGTGGTCAAGCTGGCCGCGGCGGGCGGAGCGGTCGCGATCGCGGTGCGCGACTACGGCGTGGGCCTCAAGCCCGGCGAGGCGACCCGGGTCTTCAGCCGCTTCTGGCGCGCGGACCCGGCCCGTGCGCGGACCACCGGCGGTACCGGGCTCGGGCTGTCGATCGCCCTGGAGGACGCCCGGCTGCACGGCGGCTGGCTCCAGGCGTGGGGCGAACCCGGCGGTGGGTCGCAGTTCAGGCTGACGCTGCCGCGGACCGCGGACGAGCCGCTGCGGGGGTCCCCGATACCCCTGGAGCCCAAGGATTCACGGCGCAATCGTGGACTGAGCGAAGCGGGACTGCCCTCCGGCGGTGGCGGCAAACTCGCCACCGTGCCGGCGCAGTCCACGGGCGGTCACGCGCCGCCCCCGATGCCGCCGCGCACGTCCATGGAGTCGCGGATGGCCGGGGTGTCGCCCACGGCCGATCCGACGGCGCTGCCGGGCAACGGCGCACGCGTGGTACCGCGGCCCGCCGGGGCCGTGCGACGGCCGGACGGCACACCGGCCGCGGGTGGGGAGCGGACCGCGGAGGACCGCGGCGAGCACGAGGAGCTCGGGCAGCACGAAGAGCTCGGACAAGGGGAGACATTCCGTGGGCGCTGA
- the mtrA gene encoding two-component system response regulator MtrA: MMSYMKGRVLVVDDDTALAEMLGIVLRGEGFEPSFVADGDKALAAFRETKPDLVLLDLMLPGRDGIEVCRLIRAESGVPIVMLTAKSDTVDVVVGLESGADDYIVKPFKPKELVARIRARLRRSEEPAPEQLAIGDLVIDVAGHSVKREGQSIALTPLEFDLLVALARKPWQVFTREVLLEQVWGYRHAADTRLVNVHVQRLRSKVEKDPERPEIVVTVRGVGYKAGPS; this comes from the coding sequence ATGATGTCGTACATGAAGGGACGAGTCCTTGTCGTCGATGACGACACCGCACTGGCCGAGATGCTCGGCATTGTGTTGCGTGGTGAAGGTTTTGAGCCGTCTTTCGTAGCCGACGGCGACAAGGCGCTGGCCGCTTTCCGTGAGACCAAGCCCGATCTGGTGCTTCTGGACCTGATGCTTCCCGGCCGGGACGGCATCGAGGTGTGCCGCCTGATCAGGGCGGAGTCCGGGGTGCCGATCGTGATGCTCACGGCGAAGAGCGACACCGTCGATGTCGTGGTGGGCCTCGAGTCGGGTGCCGACGACTACATCGTGAAGCCGTTCAAGCCGAAGGAGCTGGTGGCACGGATCAGGGCGCGGCTGCGCCGTTCCGAGGAGCCGGCGCCGGAGCAGCTGGCCATCGGCGACCTCGTGATCGACGTCGCCGGTCACTCCGTGAAGCGGGAAGGGCAGTCGATCGCGCTGACGCCGCTGGAGTTCGACCTCCTGGTGGCGCTGGCGCGCAAGCCCTGGCAGGTGTTCACGCGTGAGGTGCTCCTGGAGCAGGTGTGGGGCTACCGGCACGCGGCGGACACCCGTCTGGTGAACGTCCACGTCCAGCGGCTGCGCTCCAAGGTCGAGAAGGACCCGGAGCGGCCGGAGATCGTGGTGACCGTCCGCGGAGTCGGTTACAAGGCGGGACCGAGCTGA
- the mtnA gene encoding S-methyl-5-thioribose-1-phosphate isomerase, with the protein MADQYAQSREHDGPMEIPAIRWDEPPEGPVVVLLDQTRLPAEEVELVCTDAPALVEAIRTLAVRGAPLLGIAGAYGVALAAVRGFDVEDAARALAGARPTAVNLAVGVRRAQAAYRGALADGGDQRAAGEAALAAARALHREDARASARMAVHGLALLDELLPGGGHRILTHCNTGALVSGGEGTAFAVALAAHRAGQLRRLWVDETRPLLQGARLTAYEAARNGMAYTLLTDNAAGSLFAAGEVDAVLVGADRIAADGSVANKVGSYPLAVLARYHHVPFIVVAPLTTVDLDTPDGASIEVEQRAGHEVTELTAPQVPVVGVEAGGGIPVAPLGTQAYNPAFDVTPPELVTAIVTEEGVISPVTAEALAELCDRSRQVAIQ; encoded by the coding sequence ATGGCTGATCAGTACGCGCAATCCCGCGAGCACGACGGGCCGATGGAGATACCTGCGATCCGCTGGGACGAACCACCCGAAGGGCCTGTAGTGGTCCTTCTCGACCAGACGCGGCTGCCGGCCGAGGAGGTCGAGCTGGTGTGCACGGATGCCCCCGCGCTGGTGGAGGCCATCCGCACGCTGGCCGTGCGCGGTGCGCCGCTGCTCGGCATCGCCGGGGCGTACGGTGTCGCGCTCGCCGCCGTGCGCGGCTTCGACGTCGAGGACGCCGCCCGTGCGCTGGCCGGGGCCCGGCCGACGGCGGTGAACCTCGCCGTGGGGGTGCGCCGGGCGCAGGCCGCGTACCGAGGAGCACTCGCGGACGGCGGTGATCAGCGGGCGGCCGGGGAGGCGGCGCTCGCCGCGGCACGGGCGCTGCACCGGGAGGACGCCCGGGCCAGTGCCCGGATGGCCGTGCACGGGCTGGCGCTGCTGGACGAGCTGCTGCCGGGCGGCGGCCACCGGATTCTGACCCACTGCAACACCGGGGCGCTGGTGTCCGGAGGGGAGGGCACGGCGTTCGCGGTGGCCCTCGCGGCGCACCGGGCGGGGCAGTTGCGGCGGCTGTGGGTGGATGAAACGCGTCCGTTGCTGCAAGGTGCTCGCCTGACGGCTTACGAAGCGGCGCGCAACGGAATGGCGTACACCTTGCTCACGGACAACGCGGCGGGATCCCTGTTCGCGGCGGGTGAGGTGGACGCGGTGCTCGTAGGGGCCGACCGGATCGCCGCCGACGGTTCGGTGGCGAACAAGGTGGGGAGCTATCCGCTCGCGGTGCTGGCCAGGTACCACCATGTGCCGTTCATCGTGGTGGCGCCGCTGACGACGGTGGATTTGGACACCCCGGACGGAGCGTCCATCGAGGTCGAGCAGCGCGCCGGTCACGAAGTGACCGAGCTCACAGCGCCGCAGGTGCCGGTGGTGGGAGTGGAGGCGGGAGGCGGGATACCGGTGGCACCCCTGGGAACCCAGGCGTACAACCCGGCATTCGATGTGACGCCGCCCGAGTTGGTGACGGCGATCGTGACCGAAGAGGGCGTGATTTCGCCCGTGACGGCTGAGGCGCTTGCCGAGCTGTGTGACAGGTCACGCCAGGTAGCGATCCAGTGA
- a CDS encoding DUF4129 domain-containing protein, with product MSPSGGVLTALRALRALPQTGAAAVLALPHGGDEPPVTIPRDPAREAARRELSKPMYHENEPSLVQRALNAFWHWVDKLFGAASTATPGGALGLLVIVLAVLAVAAALWWRLGTPRRTPTSAAALFDDRPRSAAEHRAAAEAHAAQGHWNQAVQERMRALVRSLEERTLLDPRPGRTADEAAAEAGRTLPGHTDRLRAAARDFDDVTYGGRAADSRTYGRLTELDRDLERSKPVLTGSAHHTGHGAAS from the coding sequence GTGAGTCCTTCGGGGGGAGTTCTCACAGCGCTGCGAGCGCTGCGAGCGCTGCCGCAGACCGGCGCCGCGGCCGTCCTCGCGCTGCCGCACGGCGGCGACGAACCACCGGTGACGATCCCGCGCGACCCCGCACGGGAGGCGGCCAGGCGCGAACTGTCCAAGCCGATGTACCACGAGAACGAACCCAGCCTGGTCCAACGCGCCCTGAACGCCTTCTGGCACTGGGTCGACAAACTGTTCGGAGCCGCTTCCACCGCGACCCCTGGCGGCGCCCTCGGCCTCCTGGTGATCGTGCTGGCCGTACTCGCCGTCGCCGCCGCCCTCTGGTGGCGCCTGGGCACCCCTCGCCGCACGCCCACCTCGGCCGCCGCACTCTTCGACGACCGCCCCCGCAGCGCCGCCGAACACCGCGCGGCGGCCGAGGCCCACGCCGCCCAGGGCCACTGGAACCAGGCCGTCCAGGAACGCATGCGCGCCCTCGTCCGCTCCCTGGAGGAACGCACCCTCCTCGACCCGCGCCCCGGCCGCACGGCGGACGAGGCGGCCGCCGAGGCGGGCCGCACCCTCCCCGGACACACGGACCGACTGCGCGCCGCCGCCCGCGACTTCGACGACGTCACGTACGGCGGACGGGCCGCCGACTCCCGCACGTACGGCCGCCTCACCGAGCTCGACCGCGACCTGGAGCGCAGCAAACCCGTACTCACCGGCAGCGCCCACCACACCGGCCACGGAGCCGCCTCATGA
- a CDS encoding DUF4350 domain-containing protein gives MTEAALPSTSASPTARQVWTRARGITLAVVILLAAAVAIAAIRSGAQHGRLDPRSADPYGSRATAELLRDRGVSTRVVTTLDQARAAAGPDTTLLVAAPDLLTDSQQSGLHRATASSGGRTILIAPEAPSLGTLAPGVTADPAISFDSTLPPGCDLPAARRAGSADTGGIRYTITDLDADSCYPSEGLPTLLRIPAASGNGDTVVVGAPDILYNNRLDKQGNASLALQLLGSRPHLVWYLPSLSDTSATDTGGKTFFDLLPSGWLWGTLQLFIAAALAAFWRARRLGPLVPERLPVAIRASETVEGRARLYRKANARDRAAGALRSTTRTRLAPLVGVSPAQAHTPEALLPALSAQLHGDGQSSLHSLLFGPPPRDDAALVSLADRLDALEREVRRS, from the coding sequence ATGACCGAGGCCGCCCTCCCCTCCACCTCCGCCTCCCCCACCGCCCGCCAGGTGTGGACCCGCGCCCGGGGAATCACCCTCGCGGTCGTGATCCTGCTGGCCGCCGCCGTGGCGATCGCCGCGATCCGCTCCGGCGCCCAGCACGGCCGCCTCGACCCGCGCTCCGCCGACCCCTACGGCAGCCGCGCCACCGCCGAACTCCTGCGCGACCGCGGCGTCTCCACCCGCGTGGTCACCACCCTGGACCAGGCCCGCGCCGCCGCCGGCCCCGACACCACGCTGCTCGTCGCCGCCCCCGACCTGCTCACCGACAGCCAGCAGTCCGGCCTCCACCGGGCCACCGCGAGCTCCGGCGGCCGCACGATCCTGATCGCCCCCGAAGCTCCCTCCCTCGGCACCCTCGCCCCCGGCGTCACCGCCGACCCCGCGATCAGTTTCGACTCGACGCTCCCACCCGGCTGCGACCTGCCGGCCGCCCGCCGCGCGGGCAGCGCCGACACCGGCGGCATCCGCTACACCATCACCGACCTCGACGCCGACTCCTGCTATCCCAGCGAGGGCCTGCCCACCCTGCTGCGCATCCCGGCAGCCTCCGGGAACGGCGACACCGTCGTCGTCGGCGCCCCCGACATCCTCTACAACAACCGTCTCGACAAGCAGGGCAACGCCTCGCTCGCCCTCCAACTGCTCGGTTCCCGCCCCCACCTGGTCTGGTACCTCCCCTCGCTCTCCGACACCTCGGCGACCGACACGGGCGGCAAGACCTTCTTCGACCTGCTCCCCTCGGGCTGGCTCTGGGGCACACTGCAGCTCTTCATCGCGGCAGCCCTGGCCGCCTTCTGGCGAGCACGCCGGCTCGGGCCCCTCGTGCCCGAACGCCTGCCCGTCGCGATCCGCGCCTCCGAAACCGTCGAAGGCCGCGCCCGCCTCTACCGCAAGGCCAACGCCCGCGACCGCGCCGCCGGCGCCCTGCGCTCCACCACCCGCACCCGCCTCGCCCCCCTCGTCGGCGTGTCCCCCGCCCAGGCACACACGCCCGAGGCCCTGCTCCCCGCCCTGTCCGCGCAGCTGCACGGCGACGGACAGTCCTCCCTGCACTCCCTCCTCTTCGGGCCGCCGCCCCGCGACGACGCGGCCCTCGTCTCCCTCGCCGACCGACTAGACGCCCTCGAAAGAGAGGTACGCCGTTCATGA
- a CDS encoding MoxR family ATPase, translating into MAPTTDNAGYTGDPGAARASLEALRAEIAKAVVGQDPAVTGLVVALLCRGHVLLEGVPGVAKTLLVRALASALELDTKRVQFTPDLMPSDITGSLVYDARTAEFSFQPGPVFTNLLLADEINRTPPKTQSSLLEAMEERQVTVDGTPRLLPEPFLVAATQNPVEYEGTYPLPEAQLDRFLLKLTIPLPSREDEIDVLTRHAEGFNPRDLRAAGVRPVAGPADLEAARAAVAKTAVSPEITGYVVDICRATRESPSLTLGVSPRGATALLATARAWAWLTGRDYVIPDDVKALALPTLRHRVQLRPEAEMEGVTADSVINAILAHVPVPR; encoded by the coding sequence ATGGCCCCGACCACTGACAACGCCGGGTACACAGGGGATCCGGGCGCCGCCCGCGCCTCCCTGGAAGCCCTGCGCGCCGAGATCGCCAAAGCCGTGGTCGGCCAGGACCCCGCCGTGACCGGTCTCGTCGTCGCCCTCCTGTGCCGCGGACACGTGCTCCTCGAGGGAGTCCCCGGAGTCGCCAAGACGCTGCTCGTCCGCGCCCTGGCCTCGGCCCTGGAACTCGACACCAAGCGCGTCCAGTTCACCCCCGACCTGATGCCGAGCGACATCACCGGCTCGCTCGTCTACGACGCCCGCACCGCCGAGTTCTCCTTCCAGCCCGGCCCGGTCTTCACCAACCTGCTGCTGGCCGACGAGATCAACCGCACCCCGCCCAAGACGCAGTCGTCCCTCCTCGAGGCGATGGAGGAACGTCAGGTCACGGTCGACGGCACTCCCCGGCTGCTCCCCGAGCCCTTCCTCGTCGCGGCCACCCAGAACCCGGTCGAGTACGAGGGAACGTATCCCCTCCCGGAAGCCCAACTGGACCGCTTCCTGCTCAAGCTGACGATCCCTCTCCCCTCCCGCGAGGACGAGATCGACGTCCTCACCCGGCACGCCGAGGGATTCAACCCCCGCGACCTGCGCGCCGCCGGCGTACGCCCCGTGGCGGGCCCGGCCGACCTGGAAGCCGCGCGCGCCGCCGTCGCCAAGACCGCGGTCTCCCCCGAGATCACCGGCTATGTGGTGGACATCTGCCGCGCCACCCGCGAATCGCCCTCCCTCACCCTCGGTGTCTCCCCGCGCGGTGCGACGGCCCTCCTCGCGACGGCCCGCGCCTGGGCCTGGCTGACCGGCCGCGACTACGTCATCCCGGACGATGTGAAGGCCCTGGCCCTCCCCACGCTCCGCCATCGCGTCCAGCTGCGTCCCGAGGCCGAGATGGAGGGTGTGACCGCCGACTCGGTCATCAACGCGATCCTCGCCCACGTCCCCGTCCCCCGCTGA
- a CDS encoding DUF58 domain-containing protein — MALTGRAALLAALGTLPIGIWEPSWTGILAVNGPLALACACDAALAAPVRRLGLTRSGDTSVRLGETADVTLTVTNPSGRPLRARLRDAWPPSSWEPGTEVAASRHRLTVPPGERRRLTTRLRPTRRGDRHADRVTIRSYGPLGLFSRQASHKVPWTVRVLPPFTSRKHLPSKLARLRELDGRTSVLTRGEGTEFDSLREYVPGDDTRSIDWRATARHSTVAVRTWRPERDRHILLVLDTGRTSAGRVGDAPRLDASLDAALLLAALASRAGDRVDLLAYDRRVRALVQGRAAGDVLPSLVAAMATLEPELVETDARGLTATALRTARRRSLIVLLTTLDAAPVEEGLLPVLSRLTQRHTVLVASVADPQVARMAKARGNTDAVYEAAAAAHAQAERRRTAEQLMRHGVTVVDATPDDLPPALADAYLALKAAGRL; from the coding sequence ATGGCACTCACCGGACGCGCGGCTCTCCTGGCGGCCCTCGGCACCCTCCCCATCGGCATCTGGGAGCCGAGCTGGACGGGCATTCTCGCCGTGAACGGCCCCCTGGCGCTGGCCTGCGCCTGCGACGCCGCGCTGGCCGCACCGGTACGCCGTCTCGGTCTGACCCGCTCCGGGGACACCTCGGTACGCCTGGGCGAGACCGCGGACGTCACGCTGACCGTCACGAACCCCTCGGGCCGCCCGCTGCGCGCCCGCCTCCGCGACGCCTGGCCCCCGAGCAGCTGGGAACCCGGCACCGAGGTGGCCGCGTCCCGCCACCGTCTGACGGTCCCGCCCGGTGAACGCCGCCGGCTGACGACCCGGCTGCGCCCCACCCGCCGCGGCGACCGGCACGCCGACCGCGTCACGATCCGCTCGTACGGCCCACTCGGTCTGTTCTCCCGCCAGGCCAGCCACAAGGTCCCGTGGACGGTGCGGGTCCTGCCCCCGTTCACCAGCCGCAAGCATCTCCCGTCCAAACTGGCCCGGCTCCGCGAACTCGACGGCCGCACCAGCGTCCTGACCCGCGGCGAGGGCACCGAGTTCGACAGTCTGCGCGAGTACGTTCCCGGCGACGACACCCGGTCCATCGACTGGCGTGCCACGGCCCGGCACTCCACGGTCGCCGTCCGCACCTGGCGACCCGAGCGAGACCGCCACATCCTTCTGGTCCTCGACACGGGCCGCACCTCGGCGGGCCGTGTGGGTGACGCCCCGCGCCTCGACGCCTCCCTGGACGCGGCCCTGCTCCTCGCGGCACTGGCCTCACGGGCCGGCGACCGTGTGGACCTGCTCGCGTACGACCGCCGGGTACGCGCCCTCGTCCAGGGCCGCGCGGCGGGCGACGTCCTGCCTTCCCTGGTCGCCGCGATGGCCACCCTGGAGCCCGAGCTCGTCGAGACCGACGCCCGCGGCCTGACGGCCACTGCACTCCGTACGGCCCGGCGCCGTTCCCTGATCGTCCTGCTGACGACGTTGGACGCGGCCCCGGTCGAGGAGGGTCTGCTCCCCGTCCTCTCCCGTCTCACCCAGCGCCATACGGTCCTGGTGGCTTCGGTGGCCGATCCGCAGGTCGCCCGTATGGCGAAGGCCCGTGGAAACACCGACGCCGTGTACGAGGCGGCGGCAGCGGCTCACGCCCAGGCGGAACGCCGTCGCACGGCCGAGCAGTTGATGCGTCATGGAGTCACGGTCGTGGACGCGACGCCGGACGATCTGCCGCCCGCTCTCGCGGACGCGTATCTGGCCCTGAAGGCAGCAGGACGCCTGTAG